Proteins encoded together in one Flavobacteriales bacterium window:
- a CDS encoding phosphatase has translation MPRYIHDEPELLRRLARTKAVLFDWDGVFNDGFKDAEGGSPFSEVGSMGVNLLRFALWLRNGSLPKAAVITGQHNPYAERFAQRERLHGVYMGFTNKPEAFDAFLAKHGLESDEVAFFFDDVLDLPVAARCGLRVMIGSPVTAWLAEQAMKRGEVDVVTANSGGANGLREATDSIIALLGNGAEVIQHRTAYSGTYQRYLSERQAVQPDAVRNAR, from the coding sequence ATGCCACGCTACATTCACGATGAGCCCGAGCTCCTGCGCCGCCTGGCCCGCACCAAGGCCGTGCTCTTCGATTGGGACGGAGTCTTCAACGACGGCTTCAAGGATGCCGAGGGCGGCAGCCCCTTCAGCGAGGTGGGCAGCATGGGCGTGAACCTGCTGCGCTTCGCCCTGTGGCTGCGCAACGGCTCATTGCCGAAAGCCGCGGTGATCACCGGCCAGCACAACCCGTATGCGGAGCGCTTCGCCCAGCGCGAGCGGCTGCACGGCGTGTACATGGGCTTCACCAACAAGCCCGAGGCCTTCGATGCCTTCCTCGCGAAGCACGGGCTAGAATCCGATGAGGTGGCCTTCTTCTTCGACGATGTGCTGGACCTGCCCGTGGCCGCCCGCTGCGGATTGCGCGTGATGATCGGAAGCCCCGTGACGGCCTGGCTCGCAGAGCAGGCCATGAAGCGTGGCGAGGTGGACGTCGTAACAGCGAACAGCGGCGGCGCGAACGGTCTGCGCGAGGCCACCGACTCCATTATCGCCTTGTTGGGCAACGGCGCGGAAGTGATTCAGCATCGCACGGCATATTCAGGGACCTACCAGCGCTACCTGAGCGAACGGCAGGCCGTGCAGCCTGATGCGGTGCGCAATGCACGCTAG
- a CDS encoding toxin-antitoxin system YwqK family antitoxin: MRTRAFLILACVLAVLSSAAQPTPNTTDSKGRKQGAWSKAWPNGQLRYKGRFIDDKPTGEFKHYDEKGRLTTTQHHAGDARTSRAEHYHINGAVMARGKYIGQQKDSTWNYYAEDGGLRKVERYVDSKLHGEQLTYYPDGQVAEREERVNGELHGPSKSWFANGKLKSEATYVNREAEGRMTFYHPNGKKEIEGDVVNGVRDGTWYYFNADGSLQLQALYAKGELVKERKENGTFTEHFDDERPKSEHTYKKGKREGRFTEWHDNGKWVVKAAKPDESMGLPSDLERVLEGQTKKREGTYVNDLLEGEVTEYDEKGKPVRKVMYKAGVEQK, from the coding sequence GTGCGAACCCGTGCCTTCCTCATTCTTGCGTGCGTCCTGGCGGTGCTCTCCTCGGCCGCCCAGCCAACCCCCAACACCACCGATTCCAAAGGCCGCAAACAGGGCGCATGGAGCAAAGCCTGGCCCAATGGTCAGTTGCGCTACAAGGGCCGGTTCATCGACGATAAGCCTACGGGCGAGTTCAAGCACTATGATGAGAAGGGGCGCCTGACCACCACGCAGCACCACGCCGGCGATGCGCGCACGAGCCGTGCAGAGCACTACCATATCAACGGTGCGGTGATGGCCCGCGGCAAGTACATCGGGCAGCAGAAGGACAGCACTTGGAACTACTACGCCGAGGATGGCGGCTTGCGCAAGGTGGAGCGCTACGTGGACAGCAAGCTCCATGGCGAGCAACTCACCTATTACCCCGATGGGCAGGTGGCCGAGCGCGAGGAGCGCGTGAACGGTGAGCTGCACGGTCCGAGCAAGAGCTGGTTCGCCAATGGCAAGCTGAAGAGCGAAGCCACCTACGTGAACAGGGAAGCCGAAGGACGCATGACCTTCTACCATCCGAATGGCAAGAAAGAGATCGAGGGCGATGTCGTGAACGGCGTCCGCGATGGGACCTGGTACTACTTCAATGCTGATGGATCGTTGCAGTTGCAAGCGCTCTATGCCAAAGGCGAGTTGGTGAAGGAGCGCAAGGAGAACGGCACCTTCACCGAGCACTTCGACGATGAACGCCCCAAGAGCGAGCACACCTACAAGAAGGGCAAGCGCGAGGGCAGATTCACCGAGTGGCACGACAACGGGAAGTGGGTGGTGAAGGCCGCCAAGCCCGATGAATCGATGGGGCTGCCGTCCGACCTTGAGCGCGTGCTCGAAGGACAGACCAAGAAGCGAGAGGGCACCTACGTGAATGACCTGCTCGAGGGCGAGGTGACCGAGTATGACGAGAAAGGCAAGCCGGTGCGGAAGGTGATGTACAAGGCAGGAGTGGAGCAGAAGTAA
- a CDS encoding DUF2141 domain-containing protein: MQRAIPMRTLTFLTGLLIAFLAQAQASLTIDIALSRPDAGGKLLVAVCPSEEAYTTEKGCMTKEASANGAKARVVYLSMPPGMHAIKVFHDVNGNGALDTNAIGIPNEPYGFGNDARGRFGPPSFEEAAVTVGHVPVVTSVKLK, translated from the coding sequence ATGCAACGCGCGATTCCCATGCGAACCCTGACCTTCCTCACCGGCCTTCTCATCGCATTCCTCGCACAAGCGCAGGCGTCGCTCACCATCGACATTGCCCTGAGCAGACCCGATGCGGGCGGCAAATTGCTGGTGGCCGTTTGCCCGAGCGAAGAAGCGTACACGACCGAGAAGGGCTGCATGACCAAGGAGGCGTCTGCCAATGGGGCGAAAGCGCGAGTCGTTTACCTGAGCATGCCTCCTGGAATGCATGCCATCAAGGTCTTCCACGATGTGAACGGCAACGGTGCGCTCGACACGAATGCGATCGGCATCCCCAATGAGCCCTATGGCTTCGGCAACGATGCGCGCGGCCGCTTCGGCCCCCCCTCGTTCGAGGAAGCAGCGGTGACCGTCGGGCATGTGCCCGTAGTGACCTCAGTGAAGCTGAAGTAG
- a CDS encoding MATE family efflux transporter, with protein sequence MSARAPISRKDIDRLAVPAIISGIAEPVISLVDTAFVGRLGTADLAAVGIASSFFLLVVWVLAQTRSAVLAVVARYFGEGRLDAITGLVPIAIWMNFALGFLFFAITTAFAEPIFRLYNAEGEILEKAVEYYRIRSYGHPIVLATFALTGAFRGIQNLSWGMWISIIGAAVNGALNPLLIFGWGPIAGMGIAGSAWASLFAQVVMFGIAVWIMQTRTPFSIIPKSWHHPELKGLWLLSTNLFARTIALNTCYYLGNRYATGYGEAYIGAHSIAMQIWLFSAFFIDGYAAAGSVLVGRLNGERNHRELHRVSWQVVRMSVLIGAVLALVYLVGYRSIGQLFTQDVRVLDLLYAVFWMVVITQPINAVAFAFDGVYKGLGNGKILRNVLMISAFGVFIPVAWGMHLLNAKLFAVWTAFLLWMAVRGLLLALHFEKHHRPA encoded by the coding sequence TTGAGCGCGCGCGCCCCCATTTCACGGAAGGACATCGATCGGCTGGCGGTCCCGGCGATCATCAGCGGCATCGCGGAGCCGGTGATCTCCTTGGTCGATACGGCCTTCGTGGGGCGATTGGGGACGGCCGACCTGGCTGCGGTGGGCATCGCGAGCAGCTTCTTCCTGCTGGTGGTGTGGGTGCTGGCGCAGACGCGCAGCGCCGTGCTCGCCGTGGTGGCGCGCTACTTCGGCGAGGGCCGCTTGGACGCCATCACGGGACTGGTGCCCATCGCGATCTGGATGAACTTCGCGCTGGGCTTCCTCTTCTTCGCCATCACCACGGCCTTCGCGGAGCCCATCTTCCGGCTCTACAACGCCGAGGGCGAGATCCTTGAGAAGGCGGTCGAGTACTACCGCATCCGCAGCTATGGCCATCCGATCGTGCTGGCCACCTTCGCCCTCACAGGCGCATTCCGCGGGATCCAGAACCTGAGCTGGGGCATGTGGATCAGCATCATCGGCGCGGCGGTGAACGGCGCGCTGAATCCGCTGCTGATATTCGGATGGGGACCGATTGCAGGGATGGGGATCGCTGGCAGCGCATGGGCCAGCCTGTTCGCGCAGGTCGTGATGTTCGGCATCGCCGTGTGGATCATGCAGACCCGCACGCCGTTCAGCATCATTCCCAAGAGCTGGCATCATCCGGAGCTGAAGGGCCTCTGGCTGCTCAGCACGAATCTCTTCGCACGGACGATCGCGCTCAACACCTGCTATTACCTCGGCAACCGCTATGCAACGGGCTACGGCGAGGCATACATCGGCGCGCACAGCATCGCCATGCAGATCTGGCTCTTCAGCGCCTTCTTCATCGACGGCTATGCGGCGGCCGGCAGCGTGCTGGTCGGCAGGCTCAATGGCGAGAGGAACCATCGTGAGCTGCATCGCGTGAGCTGGCAGGTGGTGCGCATGAGCGTGCTGATCGGAGCGGTGCTGGCGCTGGTCTACCTCGTCGGCTACCGGAGCATCGGCCAACTGTTCACGCAGGATGTGCGCGTGCTCGACCTGCTCTACGCCGTGTTCTGGATGGTGGTGATCACGCAGCCGATCAATGCAGTGGCCTTCGCCTTCGATGGCGTGTACAAGGGCCTCGGCAACGGCAAGATCCTGCGCAACGTGCTGATGATCTCAGCGTTCGGCGTCTTCATCCCGGTGGCCTGGGGCATGCACCTGCTCAACGCCAAGCTCTTCGCGGTGTGGACCGCCTTCCTCCTGTGGATGGCCGTGCGCGGCCTGCTGCTCGCACTGCACTTCGAGAAGCACCACCGACCCGCCTAA
- the mnmA gene encoding tRNA 2-thiouridine(34) synthase MnmA: protein MSKHGRILVAMSGGVDSSVAALMLHDEGYEVIGVTMKTWDYADASGGKRITGCCDLDSINDARNMAVSRGFHHMIIDIREEFGEAIIGNFTREYMAGRTPNPCVLCNTFIKWEALLKRADMMECELIATGHYARSLQHADGRWAVRKGLDETKDQSYVLWGLEQKNLARTRFPIGHFRKSAIRQMAMDSGFPELAQKSESYEICFIPDNDYRGFLKRKEPEATAKLAQGKLVSTSGEALGEHDGYPFFTIGQRKGLGIATGEPMYVTDIRPESNTVVLGRKSDLDRTSMWVRKPNFQRAEALVGEMEATVKIRYKDKGTPATLKMDGDRVHVEFHAPVAGIAPGQSAVFYIGDDVLGGGFIDRP from the coding sequence ATGAGCAAGCACGGACGTATACTGGTGGCCATGAGCGGCGGAGTGGACAGCTCCGTGGCAGCGCTGATGCTGCATGATGAGGGCTACGAGGTGATCGGCGTCACCATGAAGACCTGGGACTACGCCGATGCCAGCGGCGGCAAGCGGATCACGGGCTGCTGCGACCTCGATAGCATCAACGATGCGCGCAACATGGCGGTGAGCCGCGGCTTCCACCACATGATCATCGACATCCGCGAGGAGTTCGGCGAAGCCATCATCGGCAACTTCACGCGAGAGTACATGGCCGGCCGCACGCCGAATCCCTGCGTGCTCTGCAACACCTTCATCAAATGGGAGGCCCTGCTCAAGCGCGCCGACATGATGGAGTGCGAGCTGATCGCCACCGGGCACTACGCGCGATCGCTCCAGCACGCCGATGGCCGTTGGGCCGTGCGAAAAGGCCTCGATGAGACCAAGGACCAGAGCTACGTGCTATGGGGGCTGGAGCAGAAGAACCTCGCCCGCACGCGCTTCCCCATCGGCCACTTCCGCAAGAGCGCCATCCGCCAGATGGCCATGGACAGCGGATTCCCCGAGTTGGCGCAGAAGAGCGAGAGCTACGAGATCTGCTTCATCCCCGACAACGATTACCGGGGCTTCCTCAAGCGCAAGGAGCCCGAGGCCACCGCCAAACTGGCCCAGGGGAAGCTCGTGAGCACCAGTGGTGAAGCTCTCGGCGAGCACGATGGCTATCCTTTCTTCACCATCGGCCAGCGCAAGGGCTTGGGCATCGCCACCGGCGAACCGATGTACGTTACCGATATCCGGCCAGAGTCCAATACCGTGGTGCTGGGACGCAAGAGCGACCTGGACCGGACCAGCATGTGGGTGCGCAAGCCGAACTTCCAGCGGGCGGAGGCGTTGGTAGGGGAGATGGAGGCCACCGTGAAGATCAGGTACAAGGACAAGGGCACCCCCGCAACGCTGAAGATGGATGGCGATCGGGTCCATGTCGAATTCCATGCACCTGTTGCAGGCATCGCACCCGGGCAGAGCGCCGTCTTCTACATTGGCGATGATGTGCTCGGCGGCGGGTTCATCGATAGGCCATAG
- a CDS encoding AMP-binding protein: MSDLHPSFAAQSLERLLAHAEDLRARSPWYRERLAAAGSVRTADDFTRLPFTTKQELSEHHRRFLSVPRSEIAEHVFTSGTTGRPVPFALSAADVDRLGANERLSLSMAGITAADTVQITTTLDKRFMAGLAYWLGLRAIGAGAVRSGPGNAEGQWETAIECGTTTLIGVPSFLLRMLREWEKRGLRAEQTGITRAICIGEPIASGFSAPNLLAQRIMGLSGWSLHGTYASTEMATACTEREPCAGHVVPPGLMHIEVVDDEGRPVPEGEAGEAVATPFGVEAMPLLRFRTGDVCAWRMGTDASGHQAVLLGPVLGRKEHRMKVKGTTLWPQQVIDALNAESEIEGFAVVRERDEHGGDALRVLAAAPASALQDLGDRLAGRLRVRPAVEAISRSELDKLIHDPRQRKPMIVIDRSKA; this comes from the coding sequence ATGAGCGACCTGCACCCTTCCTTCGCCGCGCAATCCCTCGAACGCCTCCTGGCGCATGCGGAGGACCTGCGCGCGCGCTCGCCATGGTACCGCGAACGGCTCGCCGCGGCCGGAAGCGTGCGCACCGCCGACGACTTCACGCGCCTCCCTTTCACCACCAAACAGGAATTGAGCGAGCATCATCGGCGCTTCCTCAGCGTGCCGCGATCGGAGATCGCCGAGCATGTGTTCACCAGCGGGACCACGGGCAGGCCAGTGCCCTTCGCCCTGAGCGCCGCCGATGTGGATCGCTTGGGCGCCAATGAGCGCCTATCGCTTTCCATGGCCGGCATCACCGCAGCCGACACCGTGCAGATCACCACCACGCTCGATAAGCGCTTCATGGCCGGGCTGGCATACTGGCTAGGGCTTCGGGCGATTGGCGCTGGCGCGGTGCGCAGTGGCCCCGGCAATGCGGAGGGCCAGTGGGAGACGGCGATCGAATGCGGGACCACCACGCTCATCGGTGTGCCTTCTTTCCTCTTGCGCATGCTGCGCGAATGGGAGAAGCGCGGGCTGCGCGCAGAACAGACCGGCATCACGCGCGCCATTTGCATCGGGGAGCCCATCGCCTCGGGCTTCAGCGCGCCCAACCTGCTTGCGCAGCGCATCATGGGGCTTTCCGGATGGTCCTTGCACGGCACTTACGCCAGCACCGAGATGGCCACGGCCTGCACCGAGCGCGAGCCCTGCGCCGGCCATGTGGTGCCTCCCGGCCTCATGCACATCGAAGTGGTGGATGATGAAGGCAGGCCCGTGCCTGAAGGCGAAGCCGGTGAAGCAGTGGCCACGCCATTCGGCGTGGAAGCCATGCCACTGCTCCGCTTCCGCACCGGCGATGTCTGCGCATGGCGCATGGGCACCGATGCCTCAGGCCACCAAGCCGTTCTGCTAGGGCCGGTGCTTGGCCGAAAGGAGCATCGCATGAAGGTGAAGGGCACCACCCTCTGGCCGCAACAGGTGATCGATGCGCTCAATGCCGAATCCGAAATCGAAGGATTCGCCGTGGTGCGCGAGCGCGATGAGCACGGCGGTGATGCGCTGCGCGTGCTGGCCGCAGCCCCCGCCTCCGCGCTGCAAGACCTCGGTGACCGGCTGGCCGGCCGGCTTCGGGTGCGCCCAGCGGTGGAAGCCATCAGTCGTTCGGAGCTCGACAAGCTGATCCATGACCCGCGGCAACGGAAACCGATGATCGTCATCGATCGATCGAAGGCATAG
- a CDS encoding CBS domain-containing protein, translated as MELYLDSADIKEIDEAFKLGFLTGLTTTPTFMHRGGVTNIDKMILDLAKKVPILQVEALGETAEEVVKEAERQLKMGLKKDTTVFKIPVSLEGLRACKMLRNKGIMVNVHLVYTIQQAYMAMQAGATFVCPLVGRLQDQGHDALALVEQCVRAVNYYGYDTKIMFSSVRTVEHVRNAVELGVHTITVPWKLMKQLTDNHFTAIGTKQFYVDTRLITMKVKDVLSRSNPIVKDSATVSEALVEMTKHGFGAVMVVDGKGKNVGVFTDGGLRRGIEKEGNKFLAKKLSTLKFNAPFTISPEALLDEAQKAFKEHKVDTLSVSENGKQLGMLDIQDLMKAIAG; from the coding sequence ATGGAACTTTACCTCGACAGCGCCGACATCAAGGAGATCGACGAAGCCTTCAAGCTTGGCTTCCTCACCGGCCTCACCACCACGCCAACGTTCATGCACCGTGGCGGTGTCACGAACATCGACAAGATGATCCTCGACCTCGCCAAGAAGGTGCCCATCCTGCAGGTGGAGGCCCTTGGCGAGACCGCCGAGGAGGTGGTGAAGGAAGCGGAGCGCCAGTTGAAGATGGGCCTGAAGAAGGACACCACCGTCTTCAAGATCCCCGTGAGCCTCGAAGGCCTGCGGGCGTGCAAGATGCTCCGCAACAAGGGCATCATGGTGAACGTGCACCTGGTGTACACCATCCAGCAGGCCTACATGGCCATGCAGGCCGGGGCCACCTTCGTGTGCCCGCTCGTGGGCCGCTTGCAGGATCAAGGCCACGATGCCCTCGCACTCGTGGAGCAATGCGTGCGCGCCGTGAACTACTACGGCTACGACACCAAGATCATGTTCAGCAGCGTGCGTACCGTGGAGCATGTGCGCAACGCCGTGGAACTGGGCGTTCACACGATCACCGTGCCCTGGAAGCTGATGAAGCAGCTCACTGACAACCACTTCACGGCCATCGGCACCAAGCAGTTCTACGTGGACACGCGCCTGATCACCATGAAGGTGAAGGACGTGCTCTCGCGCAGCAATCCCATCGTGAAGGACAGCGCCACCGTGAGCGAGGCCCTCGTGGAGATGACCAAGCACGGCTTCGGTGCGGTGATGGTGGTTGACGGCAAGGGCAAGAACGTAGGCGTTTTCACCGACGGTGGCCTGCGCCGCGGCATCGAGAAGGAGGGCAACAAGTTCCTCGCGAAGAAGCTGAGCACGCTGAAGTTCAACGCGCCCTTCACCATCAGCCCGGAAGCCCTGCTCGATGAGGCCCAGAAAGCCTTCAAGGAGCACAAGGTGGACACGCTGAGCGTGAGCGAGAACGGCAAGCAGCTCGGCATGCTCGACATCCAGGACCTGATGAAGGCCATTGCCGGTTGA
- a CDS encoding leucyl/phenylalanyl-tRNA--protein transferase, translating to MQLYQRSRFPMVEDGGVIHIHRPLRRAVFDLTSLKPDHTTARHLRTGRFTITLNSCFEEVMRRCADRAETWIDDRMIAAYTELHRRGHAHSVEAWRQGSLVGGIYGVALGASFFGESLFGTNNAGKAAFYALAERLNSAGFMLFDSQYINPFTRSLGAFEISADEFDRRLKDALSCNARFPCEP from the coding sequence ATGCAGCTGTATCAGCGCAGCCGGTTCCCGATGGTTGAAGATGGTGGGGTGATCCACATCCATCGGCCTTTGCGCAGAGCGGTGTTCGACCTCACGAGCTTGAAGCCCGACCATACGACCGCACGCCACCTGCGCACCGGTCGCTTCACCATCACGTTGAATAGCTGCTTCGAGGAAGTGATGCGCCGCTGCGCCGATCGAGCCGAGACCTGGATCGATGATCGTATGATCGCCGCCTACACCGAACTTCATCGACGAGGCCATGCGCATTCAGTGGAGGCTTGGCGCCAAGGGAGTCTTGTCGGTGGCATCTATGGCGTGGCGCTGGGCGCGTCCTTCTTCGGTGAGAGCCTCTTCGGCACGAACAATGCCGGGAAAGCGGCGTTCTACGCGCTGGCGGAACGGCTCAATTCCGCTGGTTTCATGCTCTTCGATTCGCAGTACATCAATCCCTTCACCCGCTCCTTGGGCGCATTCGAGATCAGCGCTGACGAGTTCGACCGCCGATTGAAGGATGCCCTATCATGCAACGCGCGATTCCCATGCGAACCCTGA
- a CDS encoding S8 family serine peptidase, translated as MRNLIAFLLSSFVISISAQTGPDTYWVQFTDKDATPFTVGEPQEFLSARSIMRRQDQGIAIGPSDLPVAPAYISAVLATGEVQLINRSKWFNAVTIRTSDIDALDAIGQLPFVSSIRTTRRLFLPPQPLEKFTLEAPPPMVSRGGQPEDYGWSWTQISMLNGHELHALDAKGQGMLIGVLDSGFEDTDSLAAFADLRAREGIVLTRDMVNHDGDVYDDHWHGRSVLSCMTGVLPGYLQGTAPLADYALVRTEEVAFEMPVEEDNWIAGAELLDSLGCDVLNTSLGYTTYDDSLLSHTYPELDGATTRISIAAGMAAQKGMIPVQSAGNNGWSAWHHISAPADAFDILAVGAVGENELHAGFSAFGPSADGRVKPDVMAMGAGAIGLRLEGDSVAAINGTSFSSPILAGLVACLWQLHPQRTAHDVMDAVRRSAHLYLTPNDSMGYGIPDFMQAHAWLTLTTTVSESEFASGSLAYPVPFEDQLALVVPGMADGIATLRILDASGRSSVQRGAMVVNGTLHVGSLEALPPGLWFFQVSVNGATRTVRAVK; from the coding sequence ATGAGGAACCTGATCGCCTTTCTGCTTTCGTCGTTCGTGATCAGCATCTCGGCGCAGACCGGCCCCGATACCTATTGGGTGCAGTTCACCGACAAGGATGCGACTCCGTTCACCGTTGGTGAGCCGCAGGAATTCCTATCCGCGAGATCCATCATGCGCAGGCAGGACCAGGGCATCGCCATCGGCCCGAGTGATCTGCCCGTGGCCCCGGCATACATCAGCGCCGTGCTCGCCACCGGCGAAGTTCAGCTGATCAATCGCAGCAAGTGGTTCAACGCCGTCACGATCCGAACGTCGGATATCGATGCGCTCGATGCCATCGGACAGCTGCCCTTCGTGAGCAGTATCCGGACCACCCGTCGCCTCTTCCTTCCCCCGCAACCTCTGGAGAAATTCACCCTGGAGGCGCCGCCGCCCATGGTTTCGCGCGGCGGACAGCCCGAGGATTACGGCTGGTCGTGGACGCAGATCAGCATGCTCAACGGCCACGAGCTTCATGCTCTCGATGCCAAGGGCCAGGGCATGCTCATCGGCGTGCTCGATTCCGGCTTCGAGGACACCGATTCGCTGGCCGCCTTCGCCGACCTGCGCGCGCGCGAGGGCATCGTCCTCACCCGCGACATGGTGAATCATGACGGCGATGTGTACGACGATCATTGGCACGGCCGCAGCGTGCTCTCGTGCATGACCGGCGTCCTCCCCGGCTACCTGCAAGGCACAGCGCCGCTCGCCGATTACGCTTTGGTGCGCACTGAGGAGGTCGCATTCGAGATGCCCGTTGAAGAGGATAATTGGATCGCTGGCGCGGAACTCCTCGACAGCCTTGGATGCGATGTGCTCAACACCTCACTCGGCTACACCACATACGACGATTCGCTGCTGAGCCACACCTACCCGGAACTCGATGGCGCCACCACGCGCATCAGCATCGCAGCAGGGATGGCCGCGCAGAAGGGCATGATCCCGGTGCAGAGCGCGGGCAACAACGGCTGGAGCGCCTGGCACCATATCAGCGCGCCGGCCGATGCCTTCGACATCCTCGCGGTGGGCGCGGTGGGCGAGAACGAGTTGCATGCGGGGTTCAGCGCATTCGGCCCCAGTGCCGATGGCCGCGTGAAGCCCGATGTGATGGCCATGGGCGCCGGGGCCATCGGGCTCCGGCTGGAGGGCGATAGCGTGGCCGCGATCAATGGCACTTCCTTCAGCTCGCCGATCCTCGCCGGACTCGTGGCCTGCCTCTGGCAATTGCATCCGCAGCGCACCGCGCACGATGTCATGGACGCCGTGAGGCGCAGCGCCCACCTGTACCTCACGCCCAACGACAGCATGGGCTACGGCATCCCGGACTTCATGCAGGCGCATGCATGGCTCACGCTCACCACAACTGTGTCGGAGAGCGAATTCGCATCAGGGTCGTTGGCCTATCCCGTCCCCTTCGAGGACCAGCTCGCACTCGTTGTACCGGGCATGGCCGATGGCATCGCGACGCTGCGCATCCTCGATGCTTCCGGCCGGTCGTCCGTTCAGCGGGGCGCGATGGTGGTCAACGGAACCCTGCATGTTGGATCATTGGAGGCACTGCCGCCCGGCCTTTGGTTCTTCCAGGTCAGCGTGAACGGTGCTACGCGGACGGTCCGCGCTGTGAAGTGA
- a CDS encoding peptidase C45, with protein MPAHRVLRRLRNIALVVVALLALGAIWFVIEVHVSAPLADGEADQVPARSLGPDGRWHVGRNWLGRDSLGLYEAYIEGGDLERGLALGALAGELIERQERIFVGRLREMVPGAVRLDYLKYFTAWYNRDLDEHVPHEYLREIYGVSRSFADAYDFVGPKYMRALNYHAAHDIGHALSDLAMVGCTSFAAKGERSADGQLIIGRNFDFWMGDDFAREKLILFIRPDEGIPHVLVSWGGFMGAASAMNLEGLTVTINAARSELPYGARTPIALLARAIVQHAATIDEAIAITAKHEVFVSESILVASARDGRAVIIEKAPDGMDVHDPGTDLLICANHYQSDRFKDSAPNQANIRESDSMARYRRMQQLVDSAGRLDPGNAAAILRERKGLDGAELGMGNPAAINQLIAHHAVIMQPADRRLYVSAWPYQLGAFACYDLRDVFARCASGKGLTITRDTVRTIGPDPFLFTTRFSEHQWWQHQRTRIASSALAGAPISLSPQELDRFIAAAPDSYITHMALGDLHRAREENALAAERYSAALRLPVASEKERERLEERLRACTLAAAEP; from the coding sequence ATGCCCGCCCACCGCGTGCTCCGCCGCCTCCGCAACATCGCGCTCGTCGTGGTCGCGCTGCTGGCGCTCGGAGCCATCTGGTTCGTCATCGAAGTGCATGTATCGGCCCCTTTGGCCGACGGCGAGGCGGATCAAGTGCCTGCGCGAAGCCTTGGGCCCGATGGGCGCTGGCACGTGGGCCGCAACTGGCTCGGTCGCGATAGCCTTGGCCTGTACGAGGCCTATATCGAAGGCGGGGACCTGGAGCGCGGCCTCGCTTTGGGCGCGCTGGCCGGTGAGCTCATCGAACGGCAGGAGCGGATCTTCGTTGGACGCTTGCGGGAGATGGTGCCGGGAGCCGTGCGGCTCGACTACCTGAAGTACTTCACCGCCTGGTACAACCGCGACCTCGACGAGCATGTGCCGCATGAGTACCTGCGCGAGATCTACGGCGTGAGCCGATCCTTCGCCGATGCGTACGACTTCGTGGGGCCGAAGTACATGCGCGCCCTCAACTACCACGCGGCGCACGACATCGGCCATGCGCTCTCCGACCTTGCCATGGTGGGCTGCACCTCATTCGCAGCGAAGGGAGAGCGATCGGCAGATGGCCAGCTGATCATCGGCCGCAACTTCGACTTCTGGATGGGCGACGACTTCGCCCGGGAGAAGCTCATCCTCTTCATCAGGCCCGATGAAGGGATCCCGCACGTACTGGTGAGCTGGGGCGGCTTCATGGGGGCCGCTTCGGCCATGAACCTTGAGGGCCTCACCGTCACCATCAACGCGGCGCGCAGCGAACTGCCCTATGGCGCACGCACGCCCATCGCTCTGCTTGCGCGGGCCATCGTGCAGCATGCCGCCACCATCGATGAGGCCATCGCCATCACCGCGAAGCATGAAGTGTTCGTGAGTGAGAGCATCCTGGTGGCCAGCGCGCGCGACGGCCGCGCCGTGATCATCGAGAAGGCACCGGATGGCATGGACGTGCACGATCCCGGCACGGACCTGCTCATTTGCGCCAACCACTACCAGAGCGATCGATTCAAGGACAGTGCGCCCAACCAAGCCAACATCCGCGAGAGCGACAGCATGGCGCGCTACAGGCGCATGCAGCAGCTCGTGGATTCTGCAGGCAGGCTCGACCCCGGCAATGCAGCAGCGATCCTGCGCGAGCGCAAGGGGCTTGACGGCGCTGAACTGGGCATGGGCAACCCGGCGGCGATCAACCAGCTCATCGCGCACCATGCGGTGATCATGCAGCCCGCCGACCGCCGCCTCTACGTGAGCGCATGGCCCTATCAACTGGGCGCCTTCGCCTGCTACGACCTCCGTGATGTGTTCGCGCGTTGCGCTTCGGGAAAAGGGCTCACCATCACCCGTGATACCGTTCGGACCATCGGTCCCGACCCGTTCCTTTTCACCACTCGATTCTCCGAGCACCAGTGGTGGCAGCACCAGCGCACGCGGATCGCAAGCAGCGCGCTTGCAGGAGCGCCCATCAGCCTCTCGCCCCAGGAATTGGATCGCTTCATAGCGGCAGCGCCCGACAGTTACATCACGCACATGGCACTGGGCGATCTGCATCGCGCCCGCGAGGAGAACGCCCTGGCAGCGGAGCGGTACAGCGCTGCGCTGCGCCTGCCCGTGGCATCGGAGAAAGAACGCGAACGCTTGGAGGAACGCTTGCGCGCTTGCACCTTGGCCGCCGCTGAGCCATGA